A window of Microbacterium sp. Root61 genomic DNA:
TCAGGGAGAGTACGGGGAGGTCGATGTCGGGGTCGGCGCCCTCTTTGTTGGGGTTGGCGTGGTGCCGCGTGTGCTTGTGCTGCCACCATCCGTAGCTCATCCCGACGAGAAGGTCGCCGAGGACAAGACTGATCCAATCGTTCCATCGTCCGGAGACGAAGATCTGCCGGTGCGCCGCATCGTGACCGAGAAAGGCGATCTGGGTGAACAGGATCGCGAAACCGACGGCGGTGAACAATTGCCACCACGTGTTGCCGACGAAGATGAAAAGGACGACGAGCCCTCCGAGCAGGACGGGGGCGGCGACGAGTTTCGTCCAGTAGTAGCCGTATCGGCGAGCGAGGAGTCCGCGATCGCGGATCATTTTCGACAATTCGGTGAATTCGCTCGCGGCCGGTCGATCGTCGGTGCGCGCGGTGGGAATGGTGCTGCGGATGCCGGGCATTTCGGATGCCTCATCGCATCTCGCCGCCGGTGCCGCTTGCGCGATCGCCCGGCAATTGTGCGTTCATGATCGGACGCTACGCGCGCCGACTGGGAGCGTTCACAGTTTTTCGGCATCGGGGCCTGCGGCGAATTCCTCATTCCGGTGGCTGCGCAGCGCCCGCGCCGCTACCGTGTGAGTCACAGTCCACTCCCGAGGGGTTCACGATGACAGACGAGATCGAGGAGGCCGCCACGATCGAGGAGATCGTGCAGCGCCTGTCCGTCCGCTTCCCCTCGATTCCCGCGGACACCGTGCGCGCCACCGTGGCCGAGGCCTACGAGGAGCTGCGCGACGCCCACGTCCGTGACTTCGTCGCCGTGCTCGTCGAGAAGCAGGCCAAGAAGCGGTTGAAGCAGCTGCCGGGGTAGCCGCGCCGGGATCAGGCCGAGCCGACGAACTCGAGCGCTTCCTTGGCCAGGGGAACCCAGCGCTCGAGCGTCTGGTCGTCCTCCGCACCCGGCGGCAGCGCCACCCATTCGCGCATCGTTCGCGCGCCCATGGTCACGGCCTCCCCCTCACCGGTCTCGATCAGGGCCACCACGCGGGCATGCGGCACCTTGACGATGAGCCTGCCGCCATGACCGAGGAAGGCGACGATCTTCGTTCCCGATCGGATGCCGGGACTGCGGAACATGGTGCCGACGGTCACCGGCGCCTCTTCCGCAAGAGCGGCCGCTACGACCTCGAGCAGGTCGATCCGTGATCCGGATGACGCATCCATGAAGGCCAGAATAGGGTCGGGACATCCGCCGGTCCACCGCGTTTCGAGAACACGGAGATCGGACGTCTACTCGCGGGCGAACAGCAGCAGCTCGGGCAGGCTGGTGGCGAAGTAGTCCGTGACACCATCGTCTCGTCGCGTCGCGGGCGGAACGAACGGCGACCGGGTCTCACCGAGATTCGCGGGCGGATCGCAGAGATCGCGCCCCCGCGCCGACTGCACCGCGTCCCAGGCGGCGAGGACCTTCCCCTCCCCGCCCTCCCACGGGTGGAAGCGCCGGTCGGTGAGGATCTCCTCCGCGCGATCGATGGCGCCCTCCGCGACCAGGAGCTGGAGGTACTCGATCGTGAGGTCGTCTCGCGTCAGCACGAGCGACTCCACCGCGCGGAGCCGTGCCAGCCGCTCGGCGACCGACTGGCCGAGCCGACCGGCGAGCTGGTCCTGCTCGTACCGCAGGCGCGCATCCTCCGGCGCCAGCGCGATCGCCTGCGCATACCGCCGCCACGCGGCCTCGTCGTCGTGACGGATGTTGTACTCCGCGAGCGCCGCGTTGCGCAGCAGCACAGGGTCGGACCCGCCGAGCTCGATCGCAGCATCCCAGTGCTCGACTGCTTCACGGCGGCGACCGTGCGCGTACAGCAGCATGCCGAGGAGCGCGTGCGCGACCGGGTCCGCGGGTTCCGCGGCGAGCGTCGACTCCAGGGCGTCCAGCGCATCGAGACCGTGGGGGAAGGCCCAGGTCGGATCGGTGGTGCGTGCCGCCGCACGGTGAGCCGCGGCATCTGTCAGCGCTCCCTGATGCTGGAGGATCCCGGCGGCGACGTAGTGAGCGACCGGCCTCAGGTTGCCCGACGCGGTGACCGGCACTGCGACGGCCTGAGCGAGCACCTCCAGCGCGGCGTCGGTCGCGCCGGCATTGCGGAGATCGAGCGCGACGTCGAACAGAAGCCCGGCGCCCGGGCCGACGTCGACGCCGGCGAGCACCCGCATCGTCGCATCGAGCGGATCGATCCGCAGCGCGTCGAGAAGAAGTCGACGGGCGGATGCCTCATCCCCGAGGCGCCGCAGGATGATGGCGCGCAGGGCGATGCGGCGGGTGTCGTGGGCGACCACGCCGTCGAGCGTGTCCAGCACCCGCAGCGCTGACCGGTTCTGCCCCCGGAACGCGAGGGACTCGGCCAGCGCGAAGCCGGCGGCAGCGGCCCACGCGCCGTCCCACCCCGCCTTGCCGAACGCCTGCTCCGCCTCCGTGGTACGCCCGAGGCGGCGAAGGACGAGACCGCGCAGGTAGAAGCCCTCCGCGTCCTGGGGATTAGCGTTGCGTCGCGTGAGACGGGCCAGCGCGATGTCGATGCGTGCCAGCGCACTCTCGTAGAGGCCGAGTCGGTACTCGCGGTCGGCGAGCGCGAGGTTGACGCGCACGTCGGCGGGATCGCGCTCGAGCGCGACGTTCCAGTACAGCAGCGGTGACCGCGTCGGGTGCCGGTACTGGCTGAGGTGGAGGCCCGTGAGGTACAGCTCCTCGACGGACTCGATCGCCTCGGGCAGCGGCGGCTCGTCCGCCACCCACGACTCCTCATCCGCGACGACGGTGGGCGTCCACCGCACGAGCAACCGTCCGTCGCGATCGAGCAGCTCGACGCTGAGGTCCTCGTCGGCGGTGACGTCGGCCTCGATGGCCGCGGGCTCCCCCGGCGTCAGGTCCTGGGTCCGGCTCGCGACGACCTCGCCTCCTTGTCGGACGCGCAGCGTTGCCCGGGGCTGAGGTCCGGTCACGGCGAAGGTCGCGACGAGGCGGGGGCTGCGCTCGACGTGCACCGCGGCATCCGGAGTCGCCTGGTGCGCGGTGCCCATCGCCGGCACCGGGTACCAGTACTGCGAGAAGACCTTTGTCTCGCCCGGGAGGATCCACGTGAAGTCGGGCTGGTTGTCGGTGTAGACGCCCGCCATGAGCTCGATGTACGGGCCGTCGCCGTCGGTGAGCTGATCGTCCCAGGCGTGGCCGAACGGAGCGTCGCCCCACGTCCACAGCTTCTTGCCCGGCGACACCCGGCGTTCCGCCCAGTGCACGAACCCGGCACCGGCGGCATGGTCGTAGCCGCCGAAGAAGTCCTGCTGCGAGTCGACGATCATGTACGAGGTCGGCACCGGGATGTTGCGATACCAGTCGATGCGGTGTGCGTCCGGCTCGTCCTCGGCGCGCGCCGGGTAGTCCACGCCGTAGTACGACCGATCCGCACCCGGGAACGCGGTGAGGGCGCGGCGCGCGTGATCGGCGACGTAGCGGACGTCCTCCGGAAAGAACGACTGGTAGTCGTCGTGCACCCGGGCAGCCGCGTTTGCCCACCACAGGAACGTCTGGCGCTCATCGGTGCGGTTGTGCAGTCGCACCACCACCTCCACGACGGAGCTGTCGGGGCGCAGCCGCACCCCGTGCTGCCCCGACATGCGGGCGAACGGATCGTGATCGTGGCACCACACGGTCACGGAGCCGTCCGCGCCGTTCTCGATCGTCGTCTGGACGGGCAGGTACGTCGCCGGCCGATGGTGCTGCGGCCAGTTGAACTCGACGCCGCCGCTGATCCACGGACCGGCGAGCCCTACGAGCGCAGGCTTGATGACGTTGTTCCGATAGAAGAAGTCGTGCCCGGTGATCTTGTCGTACCCGATGTGGATGCGGCCGCCCAGTTCGGGCAGCACGACGAGTCGCACGTAGGCGTTCTCCAGGTGCACCGCCTGCCAGTCGCGGAGCACGGGCTCGTCGGCGACGCTCTCCGTGAACGGAATCGGGTAGACCTTGCCGCTGGAGCCCTGGTAGACGCGATGATCGAAGAACATCGGATACGCACTCGGCGTACCCGCCTCGTACGTGCGGATGGTGAGGGCCTCGCTCCACGCCACGGCGGCGCCGTTCTCGAGCACTGTCCGCAGCTCAGCGGGCGGATCGGGGAGCGTCAGTTCGTCGTACGCGGCATCGCGCGGGTCGTTCAGCTCAGCGGTCATCGCCGACTCCTTGGGTACGTCCGGCCGACGTGGTCGGCCGGAACAGAGGAAGGACCCGCCGAGCGAGCCACTGTCGACGCTAGGAGGTCGTCGGCCGGTTGGGTATGGTCAGATCGACGAATGATATGGACGAAACGATGACACCACCACTGCCGGAGTATCGCACCGAGGGCTTCGCGGATCAGCGCCTGGGCGTGCTGCCGCGGCCCCAGGCCGACGCGGCACTGGTCCGACCCGGAACCCGGCGGCTGCTGGTGACGGATGCCGGGTTCTTCCCGGTCGCGCGTGGCCACCGGCGGTTGCGGGCCCTGGGTTCGGCCGAGACGATCGTGATCGTCTGCGTGGGCGGTCGGGGCACGGTCGCGTTCGGCGGAGAGGGGTTCCTGTTGACCACGGGCGTCTGCATCGCGATCCCCGCTGCGACGCCGCACGAGTACCTCGCCGATCCGGAGGATCCATGGACGATCTGGTGGCTGCACGCCCGCGGCTCCGACGTCGCCGAGCTCACCGCACACGCCACGGCGCCGGCCCGGCTGCGCACACTCGATCGGGTGGTCGCCCTCTTCGATGAGCTGGTGAGTCTGATGGAGCGTCGACTCTCTCCCGCGCAGCTGCTGGCCGCCTCGGGAGTCGCCTGGAACCTGCTCGCGCGCATAGCGGCCGACGTCGTGCTGCCGGCGGAGGGTTCCGCTGTGGAGCGGGCCATGCGGTACCTCGAGACCCGGATCGACGGCGAGATCCCCGTTGCGGAACTAGCGGGCATCGTGGAGGTGTCGCCCTCGCACCTGAGCGCGCTGTTCCGCCAGGCGACCGGAGGCGGACCGGGTGCATTCCACACGTCGCTGAAGATGGCGCGCGCGCGGGAACTCCTGGATACCAGCGCGCTGCCCGTCGGCGAGGTCGCCTCCGCCGTCGGGTACGCCGACCCGCTGTACTTCTCGCGACACTTCCGCCGGCTCCACGGGGTGAGCCCATCGACGTACCGGGCGCAGCCCAAGGGATGAGGCACCCGCTGTCTCCGGCGTTCAATCGCCGTTCGTCCCTCGCGCCCATACGATGGAGAGCAACGAACCGGCACCCCAGAGAAAACCGAGGCTCGGGATCTTGCAGTACATCTCCACACGAGGCGATTCGCTCGGGCAGTACTGTGACGTCCTGCTGGAGGGGCTCGCGCCCAACGGCGGCCTCGCCGTTCCGGAGCAGCTCCCCCACATCGACGCCGCCACACTCGAGCGTTGGCGCTCCCTGAGCTACGCCGAGCTGGCCACCGAAGTGATCGGGCTCTTCGCAACCGACATCCCGCGCGAGGATCTCGCCCGGCTGTGCGCGGCCGCGTACGGCGGCGGCACGTTCGCGGCCGACGAGGTCGTGCCGCTCCGCGACATCGGAGAGGGCATGACGCTCGTGGGTCTGTCCGAGGGGCCGACTCTCGCGTTCAAGGACATGGCGATGCAATTCCTCGGCGAGGCGCTCGAGTACGTGCTGGCGAAGTCCGACCGCGTCCTGAATGTGCTCGGTGCGACCTCGGGCGACACCGGTTCCGCCGCAGAGCATGCCCTGCACGGCCGCGACCGGATCTCGATCTTCATGCTGTCGCCGCAGGGGCGGATGAGCGCCTTCCAGCGCGCGCAGATGTACTCGCTGCACGACGACAACGTGCACAACATCGCCATCGACGGCGTGTTCGACGATTGCCAGAACCTCGTCAAGCAGCTCGCCTCCGATCTCGATTTCAAGCGGGATCACAGCATCGGCGCGGTCAACTCGATCAACTTCGGTCGCATCTCGGCCCAGATCGCGTATTACTTCTGGGCGTGGCTGCGGGCCACCGATGCGCTCCCCGCGCAGGACCGCACCGGTTTCGAGGTGTCGTTCGCCGTCCCCTCGGGCAACTTCGGCAACATCCTGTCGGGGTACTACGCGAAGCGCATGGGGCTTCCCGTCCGCAAGCTCGTGCTCGCCTCGAACGAGAACAACGTGCTGGACGAGTTCTTCCGCACCGGCCACTACCGCCCGCGCTCGGCCGAGCGGACGCTCGCCACCTCGAGCCCGTCGATGGATGTGTCCCGGGCGTCCAACCTGGAGCGCTTCGTCTTCGACCTGCTCGGACGCGACCCGCAGCGCACGGCAGCGGCCTGGCAGGAGCTCGACACTCGGGGTGAGATCGACCTCTCGTCCGAGCAGCACCGGCTGCTGCCCGAGTTCGGTTTCGTGAGCGGCACGAGCACGCACGAGGACCGCCTCGCCACGATCCGCACGTTCTTCGAGAACAGTGGCGTGACGCTGGATCCGCACACCGCGGACGGCGCGAAGGTCGCACGCGACCACGTCGAGCCCGGAGTGCCGATGCTCGTGCTCGAGACGGCGAAGCCGCAGAAGTTCGCGGACCTGATCGCCGAAGCGCTGGGCACGCCGGAGGAGATGGATGCCGCCACCCGCGCGCTCCTGGACGCTCCGCAGCGCGTGACCGACCTGCCCGATGACGAGCAGGTCCTCCGCGCCTACATCTCGGAGCGCGCACTGCACTGAACCGGGAGATCTGGGTACCCGACGCACGATCGCGTGGCCCACTCTTCGACGTCACCCCCCGCGGATGACGCCGATACGTCACGCGCATCGATAGCGTCATCCTCAACACCGTGCACGTACCCCCTGCCCTCACACCCGATAGGAGCACGATGGACGGCGTAGTCCTCGCCAACGTGATCTGGGCCGCCGCCGTCCTGGCGGACCTGGCGATCAAGATCCTCGCGCTGATCTTCATTCCGCGAAACCGCAAGCCGACCGCCGCCATGGCATGGCTGCTCGCGATCTTCCTGATCCCCTTCATCGGGATTCTGCTGTTCCTCGTGATCGGCAACTTCACTCTGCCGAAGAAGCGCCGCGACGAGCAGGCGCGTATCGACGCACTCATCCGGGACCGGGCCGCGAAGGCGCCGGGCGGCGTGATGGCGGATGAGTCGACCTGGCCGCGCTGGTTCCAGCGCGTCGCCCAGCAGAACGAAGACCTCACCGCACTCCCGGCGGTGTCGGGCAATCGCGCCACCCTGTACGGCGACTACCAGGCGTCGATCGATGCGATGGCGACAGCCATCGATTCCGCGAAGAACTTCGTGCACGTGGAGTTCTTCATCGTGTCGTGGGACGACACCACGCGGGGGTTCTTCTCCGCGATGGAGAGCGCCGTCGCGCGCGGAGTGACCGTGCGGCTGCTCGCCGATCACATCTCCTCGGCCAAGATGCCGCGCTCGAAGGAGACGTTCGCGGAGCTGGACCGGATCGGCGTGAAGTGGGCATGGATGCTGCCGGTGATGCCGTTCAAGGGCAAGTACCAGCGCCCCGATCTCCGCAACCACCGCAAGATCGTGGTCGTCGACGGAACGGTGGCTTTCATGGGGTCACAGAACCTCATCGATCGCACCTACAACTCCGAGAAGAACATCAAGCGCGGACTGAAGTGGCAGGAGCTGGTGACCCGGCTGACCGGCCCCGTCGTGGCATCCGTCAATGCCGTGTTCCTTTCCGACTGGCTCATCGAGACCGACGAGAACCTCATGGACACCGAGCACGTCCGCGTGTCGGAGATCCCCGTCGAGACCGCATCCGACGCCGTCGTCTGCCAGGTCGTGCCGTCCGGGCCGGGCTATCAGACCGAGAACAACCTGCGGCTGTTCCTGTCGCTCATCTACGGCGCGACCGAGAAGGTCATCCTGACCAGTCCGTACTTCGTCCCCGACGAAGCCATGGTCTACGCGATCACGACCGCCTGCCAACGCGGACTCGAGGTGCAGCTGTTCGTGTCGGAGATCGGCGACCAGGGCCTGGTCTACCACGCGCAGCGCTCCTATTACGACGTGCTGCTCGAGGCGGGCGTGAAGATCTTCCTCTACCCGGCGCCGTACATCCTGCACTCCAAGCACTTCTCGATCGACGACAACATCGCCGTGATCGGGTCGAGCAACATGGACATCCGCTCGTTCAGCCTCAACATGGAGGTCTCGCTGATGGTGCTCGGCGAATCGTTCGTCGCCGGCATGCGACAGGTCGAGCAGGGATACCGGGATGCCGGACGCCAGCTCACCCTGGAGGAATGGCGGAAGGAGCCGGCCAAGGCCACGTTCCTCGACGGGATCGCGCGCCTGACGTCCGCCGTCAACTGACGCTCAGCCGGTCACCGTAGCTGGGGCATTGGCGGTGCGTCATCGGGCGCCCACCCCGGTCGATCTGGCGGAAGGACGAACGCATGGGCGAGGATGGTCCGGTCTAGAAGCGCGAAGAGGAGTGGATGATGACGAAGTACCTGATCTCGTTCCCAAGTGCCGCGATGGTCATCCCCGACGGAGAATTCCAGGCCGTCTCGGATGCCTCGCACGCGGTCGTGCAGGAAGCGAAGGATGCCGGAGTCTGGGTGTTCGGCGGCGGCATCGATGAGAGCATCCCACCGGTCATGGTCGACGGCGACGGCACCGTCACCGAAGGCACCTACCCTCAGACGAGGCAGCTCGAGGGCGGGTACACGGTGCTCGAACTGCCGTCCCGCGAAGCCGCCCTGGAATGGGCCGCGAAGATCGCCGTCGCGTGCCGGTGCGCCCAGGAAGTGCGGGCGTTCCAGTACGACCCGGAGAGCTGACAGCGAGGTTCCGCCGCCGACCTGGAACTCTCCGATCTCGGTCAGGCCATCCGCTTGATAGACCGGGATGAGATGCACCACGCCGGCGTCCTCTGACTCGTCGGCTGCGCTCATACTCTGAATTGTCCGACAGACGATCGAGCGTTACACGCTGATTCGAACTCAACCGGCCCGGGCGATTTCCACGAGATGCAAGTATGGGGCGATGGAGTCAGCGGATGAATCGCCCCAGCTCGGTGACATCGACATTGATCGTTCGGCTCTCACCCAGGACGGATTCCCGCTGGCGGCGCTGGCGAGCGAACTCGGGTTCCTGGTAGACGAGCAGTCAGCGGTCGACGCGCCTTCTGAGGGCTGGCGGGTGCTGAAGCGCCCGTCTGCAGGAGGATTCCTCCTGCTCGGCTCCCCCACTGATGCCGCGCTTCAGACGTGGCGACTGGCGCAGGTGAACACCGGGGCAGCCGACGCCATCGCGCAGGTCATTCCCGGCACAGTGTCGCTCCGCAAGAGTCGCGCGGAGCGACGTAGCAGTCTGGAATTGCGCTGGCCGCCCATGATGACGACGACGGATGCGGCCGCCGACGAATACGTCATCGACATCGTGAACACGGGCGATACTCGCTGGATTCCGGATGGCGATGGGTTCCACGTCGTGGGCGTGTTCACCGAGCCCGGCACGACTGACTTCGGTTTCAGCTGGGCCAGTATGGGCCACGGTCCTGCCGTTCCCCTCGACCCCGGCGAGTATGCCCGTGTGTCCGTCGCGCTCAATCAGGGAACGCGGGCTGACCTCGTGCCTGGGCGGCATGATCTTCACGCCATCATGGTCGGGCTGAATCTGCGCCCCGAGCACCCCCTGGCCGTCGACCTATCGAGCGCGCAGATCGCCCGGTATCGAGAGCGTTGGCGGGGCCGGTCGTCCAGCCCGGACGATCGGCGGCGCATGCTCGACCTCCAGGTGCAGCGGCTTCGCGCACAGATCGCCGCGGGTGCTTCATTGGTCGCGGTGGCCGAGATGGTCGCCGCCGCGGAGTCCGACGCCGAAGCCGTCATCAGCCTCGCGACGCTGCTCGACTGCGACGAGGCGTCGGCGCAAGCGGTCTACGACTCCGCACTGCGCGAGCTGCGTCCCGGATACGCGCCCACGCTCGAGGAACGACTCACCGAGACCACGCGGCTCCGCGACGCGGTCTGACTTTCCCGAGAAATTCTTCGAGCCGTTCTGTAAGGATCCGCTTCCTGCGGCCACTGACCAGTTGAGGATCATTTTTCTCGGACGGTCAAAGGAGACGCGCACGATGGAAGCGACAGCATCCGTTTCTATGTCGGATGGACGCTCAGCGGCGTCGCACGCGGAAGCGTCGATCCAGCCGCCGGACGCACTTGTTCGGGCGATGGCGATCGCCGTGATTCGTACCAGACACCGCGACCCGTCGTTCTCGGTGGAGGTACTCGCGCACGAGCTGCATGTATCGGTCCGCCACCTGCATCGATGCTTCGCCGGTCATGAGTCCGTGGGGCGTCTCATCGCACGCAGCCGTGCTCTTGCGGCGGAGATGCTCCTCATTCATGATCCGGCTGCATCCAACGGGGAGATCGCGTTGCGCGCCGGCTTCTCAAGCCCTGCAACGATGCGGGCACACCTTCAGCGCCACACCGGGAACACCCCGCGCGAGTTGCGTCAGGCGCTGACCGCGACCGGCCGCGACGCGGGCTCGGCGCCTGCGTCCTCCGCCGCGTAGTCGAGAGTCGGGAAACGCAGGGTCATTGATCCCCGCGTTGCCTCGACCCGTTGACGTGCCAACCGCCACGCACTACCGTCTCGACACGCGGGAGCATCGCCGTTGGGAGGCATCACAGTGCTGAATCAGGTCGCCGAGGGCGTGCTCGTCCACGAGAGCGAATTCATCCAGAGCAATGCCGTCGTCGTGCGGGGCTGGGCCGGAGTTCTGCTGATTGATCCGGGCATCACGGTGGACGAGATGGCCGACCTGGCGCACGACCTTCGCGAGCTGGGTGAGCCGGTCGTCGCCGGATTCTCGACGCATCCCGATTGGGACCATCTGCTCTGGCACAGCTACTTCGGCGACGCCCCACGCTACGGCACCGCCCGCTGCGCGGCATCCATCCGGGAAGTGCTGACGCACGCGGACTGGAAGGACCAGGTCGCCGAGGGGCTGCCGCCGGAATACGCGGACGACATTCCGATGGAACAGCTCGGCCTCATCACCGGTCTGCCCGACGGCGCCACGGAGGTTCCGTGGGACGGCCCGACCGTCCGGATCCTCGAGCACCGGGCCCACGCGCCCGGGCACGCCGCGCTGCTGATCGAAGACAGTCGGGTCCTCGTCGCCGGCGACATGCTGTCCGACATCCTGATGCCGTTCCTCGACCTGCAGGCGGAGCATCCGCTCGAGGACTACTTGGCCGCGCTCGACCTGTTCGACAGCGTGGTCAACGAAGCGGATGCCATCATCCCCGGGCACGGATCCGTCGGTGGCGACGGGCAGTTGAGAGCACGCATCGACCTGGATCGCGCCTACGTGCAGGCGCTGCGAGACGGGCGCGATCCCGAAGACCCGCGCGTCGGCCCCTCGGCGCCGCTGGAGTGGCTGGGCGATATCCACGAGTGGCAGGCGCAACGGATCGCCGAGATGCGAGCGGAAGGCGGGACGCCCGAGTAAGGCCGTGCAGCGGGGCCGACCTATCGGTTGAGCAGGTCGACCTCGGCGATTCTGTCGAGCCGTGAGAGCAGCATGTCGCCGGTGCTGGCCATCGCCGATGTCGCGTTCAAAATGATCACGATCGCGATGATGCTCACGACCACGATGGTCGCGATCGCGTAGCGCCGTGTCACGGTCAGGACGACGATGGTGATCGCACTCAAAATGACGATCGTCTGACCGGCTACGGCGCCGAAAGCCATCCGCATCGCGCTGTCGACGGTGAGTGGACCCCAACTGTTCGTCGCGACACTCAGCACGATCGGGATGACGATGACCCCGGCGATGAAGACGCCCAGGCGACTGATGCGGTAGCGGGCCTTCACCTGCGCGGGTTGCTCCGTCACAACGGGTGCGGTCATGTCTCGACCATAACGAGGCCGCTGCGGGTGCGCCAGCGTCGCGAGGTGGGAGATCCGCTTAGGCTGTCGCAGTGACTCACGCACTGGATGAGGGGCCGTTCTTTCACGGCACGAAGGCGGACCTGCACGACGGAGACCTCCTGACCGCGGGCTTCCGGTCGAACTACCGCCCTGAAGTCGTGATGAACCACATCTACTTCACGGCTCTTCCCGACGGCGCCGGCCTCGCGGCCGAGCTTGCGCCGGGTGACGCTGCTCCCCGTGTCTACATCGTCGAGCCCACCGGGCCGTTCGAGAATGACCCGAACGTGACCGACAAGAAGTTCCCCGGCAATCCGACGCGCTCCTACCGAAGCACTGCGCCGATCAAGGTCGTCGGTGAAGTCACCGACTGGACCCGGTTGACGCCCGAGGCTCTCCAGACGTGGCGCGAACGACTGGCCCTGCTCCGCGCCGACGAGCGCGGCGAGATCATCAACTGACAACGCGACCGCTGTCGACCCTCGCCATACGCTGGCACCATGACGAACCCCGACTCCAACGCCTGGCGTCCGATCGTCGCGCTCCTCGCGAGCGCCGATGCCCGGACTGTGTACGCGCAGATCGTGCTCGGCGTTGTTCCGGATGCCGGCGCCGTCAGCCCGTCCAAGCGGGTGCGGATCCTCGGTCAACTCGAAAGCGCGGGTCTGGTCCGCCGTGACGGCGACGACGTCGTCGCCGTCGATGAGCGCCTGCTCGCATTGCTGAAGCAGGATGCTGGACACCGACCGCGCACCGGGCCGGAGAAGTTCTTGCGGCGCGACGGCACGATCGACCGGTATCCGACCAACCATGGCGAACGGGTGGCGCTCCTTCGCTTCATCGCGGGCCGAGCCGTGGCTCCCGCGGAACGACTGGCCGAGGGTGAGCTGAACGAACGGCTCGCGCCGTTCGATCCGGACACGGCCCGGTTGCGTCGATACCTCGTCGATTTCGGCATCCTCGAACGCACCGCATCCGGTTCCGAATACGCGTGGCCCGACAACGCCCGAGGCTGAGCCCGGGCGTGCCTGAGGACTAGTCTCGGCGAGATGACGACCTTGCCCGCCGATTCCCATGTCCACAGCGAGTGGTCGTGGGACAGCGGATCGGATCCCGCATCCGCGGGGTCGATGAGCCGCATCTGCGCCCGGGCGGTGCGGATCGGGCTGTCGGCCGTCGTCTTCACAGAGCATCTCGACCTCGAGGACTCCTGGCGCGTCGATGACGGCGACATCGGTGACCACGGCCAGAAGTACGTCGACGACGCCGGATACGTGCGGCTCCCGCCCTTCGATGTGGCCGGGTATCTGGAGGCAATCGACCGCTGTCGTCACGAGCATCCGCAGCTCCGAATTCTCACCGGTGTCGAGTTCGGGCAGCCGCACCTGTGGGACCGTGACGCGGCCGCGCTGCTGTCCAGCGGCGTGATCGACCGCGTCAACGGGTCGCTGCACATGCTTCCCTTCGAGGACGGCGACCGGACCGAGCCGAAGACGCTGTACCGCCATCGGCCGGCGGATGACGTCATGTGGGCGTATCTGGAGGAGATCCCCCGGATGGTCGACGGATCGGATTCATTCGAAGTGTTCACGCACATCGACTACGCGGTGCGTTCATGGCCGGTCGACGCCGCCGGACCGTTCGATCCGCGACGGTTCGAAGGGGGGTTCCGGGCGGCGATGCGCTCGATCGCGGGCTCGGGGCGTGCGTTGGAGATGAATACCCGGCGCCTCTGGCCGTGGATGCCGCAGTGGTGGGCCCAAGAGGGTGGA
This region includes:
- a CDS encoding three-helix bundle dimerization domain-containing protein, giving the protein MTDEIEEAATIEEIVQRLSVRFPSIPADTVRATVAEAYEELRDAHVRDFVAVLVEKQAKKRLKQLPG
- a CDS encoding DUF5107 domain-containing protein codes for the protein MTAELNDPRDAAYDELTLPDPPAELRTVLENGAAVAWSEALTIRTYEAGTPSAYPMFFDHRVYQGSSGKVYPIPFTESVADEPVLRDWQAVHLENAYVRLVVLPELGGRIHIGYDKITGHDFFYRNNVIKPALVGLAGPWISGGVEFNWPQHHRPATYLPVQTTIENGADGSVTVWCHDHDPFARMSGQHGVRLRPDSSVVEVVVRLHNRTDERQTFLWWANAAARVHDDYQSFFPEDVRYVADHARRALTAFPGADRSYYGVDYPARAEDEPDAHRIDWYRNIPVPTSYMIVDSQQDFFGGYDHAAGAGFVHWAERRVSPGKKLWTWGDAPFGHAWDDQLTDGDGPYIELMAGVYTDNQPDFTWILPGETKVFSQYWYPVPAMGTAHQATPDAAVHVERSPRLVATFAVTGPQPRATLRVRQGGEVVASRTQDLTPGEPAAIEADVTADEDLSVELLDRDGRLLVRWTPTVVADEESWVADEPPLPEAIESVEELYLTGLHLSQYRHPTRSPLLYWNVALERDPADVRVNLALADREYRLGLYESALARIDIALARLTRRNANPQDAEGFYLRGLVLRRLGRTTEAEQAFGKAGWDGAWAAAAGFALAESLAFRGQNRSALRVLDTLDGVVAHDTRRIALRAIILRRLGDEASARRLLLDALRIDPLDATMRVLAGVDVGPGAGLLFDVALDLRNAGATDAALEVLAQAVAVPVTASGNLRPVAHYVAAGILQHQGALTDAAAHRAAARTTDPTWAFPHGLDALDALESTLAAEPADPVAHALLGMLLYAHGRRREAVEHWDAAIELGGSDPVLLRNAALAEYNIRHDDEAAWRRYAQAIALAPEDARLRYEQDQLAGRLGQSVAERLARLRAVESLVLTRDDLTIEYLQLLVAEGAIDRAEEILTDRRFHPWEGGEGKVLAAWDAVQSARGRDLCDPPANLGETRSPFVPPATRRDDGVTDYFATSLPELLLFARE
- a CDS encoding helix-turn-helix domain-containing protein, with the protein product MTPPLPEYRTEGFADQRLGVLPRPQADAALVRPGTRRLLVTDAGFFPVARGHRRLRALGSAETIVIVCVGGRGTVAFGGEGFLLTTGVCIAIPAATPHEYLADPEDPWTIWWLHARGSDVAELTAHATAPARLRTLDRVVALFDELVSLMERRLSPAQLLAASGVAWNLLARIAADVVLPAEGSAVERAMRYLETRIDGEIPVAELAGIVEVSPSHLSALFRQATGGGPGAFHTSLKMARARELLDTSALPVGEVASAVGYADPLYFSRHFRRLHGVSPSTYRAQPKG
- the thrC gene encoding threonine synthase, coding for MQYISTRGDSLGQYCDVLLEGLAPNGGLAVPEQLPHIDAATLERWRSLSYAELATEVIGLFATDIPREDLARLCAAAYGGGTFAADEVVPLRDIGEGMTLVGLSEGPTLAFKDMAMQFLGEALEYVLAKSDRVLNVLGATSGDTGSAAEHALHGRDRISIFMLSPQGRMSAFQRAQMYSLHDDNVHNIAIDGVFDDCQNLVKQLASDLDFKRDHSIGAVNSINFGRISAQIAYYFWAWLRATDALPAQDRTGFEVSFAVPSGNFGNILSGYYAKRMGLPVRKLVLASNENNVLDEFFRTGHYRPRSAERTLATSSPSMDVSRASNLERFVFDLLGRDPQRTAAAWQELDTRGEIDLSSEQHRLLPEFGFVSGTSTHEDRLATIRTFFENSGVTLDPHTADGAKVARDHVEPGVPMLVLETAKPQKFADLIAEALGTPEEMDAATRALLDAPQRVTDLPDDEQVLRAYISERALH